From Desulfonatronum thiosulfatophilum, a single genomic window includes:
- a CDS encoding ABC transporter permease gives MNLSRQFFMQYSRRLLRVWERNLVVYRRIWKVNFLVPLLEPIFYLVAFGVGFSGLIGDVIYAGQELTYVAFIAPALLATAIMFNAFYETTFASFVRMYYQKTFDAMLATPLSLEEIITAEILWGATKSVMAAALMLVVIALFGLVRLPEGLWILPLAFLGGMAFGSVGMYFTGITPSIDMFNLPMFLFITPLFLFSGTFFPVAGLPEWAQLVAQLSPLYHLVEISRLAATGRMESGLFTSLGYLLAFSSVFFILAIRAMRKRLIR, from the coding sequence ATGAACCTGTCACGGCAATTTTTCATGCAGTACTCCCGGAGGCTGTTGCGGGTCTGGGAACGCAACTTGGTGGTGTACCGGCGGATCTGGAAGGTCAATTTTCTCGTGCCCCTGCTGGAGCCGATCTTCTACCTGGTGGCCTTTGGCGTGGGATTCAGCGGATTGATCGGCGATGTGATCTATGCGGGGCAAGAGTTGACCTACGTGGCCTTCATCGCGCCGGCTCTGCTGGCCACTGCCATCATGTTCAACGCCTTCTACGAGACCACATTCGCATCCTTTGTGCGCATGTATTACCAGAAGACCTTTGACGCGATGCTGGCCACGCCGCTGTCGCTGGAAGAGATCATCACCGCAGAAATCCTCTGGGGAGCCACCAAGTCCGTCATGGCCGCGGCTTTGATGTTGGTGGTGATCGCCTTGTTCGGGCTGGTGCGGTTGCCGGAGGGGCTGTGGATCTTGCCGTTGGCCTTCCTGGGGGGTATGGCCTTCGGGTCGGTGGGCATGTATTTCACCGGCATCACCCCGAGTATCGACATGTTCAACCTGCCGATGTTTCTTTTCATCACGCCGCTTTTTCTGTTCAGCGGAACCTTTTTTCCAGTGGCCGGTCTGCCGGAATGGGCGCAGCTCGTGGCCCAGCTTTCGCCGCTGTATCATTTGGTGGAGATTTCCCGGCTTGCCGCCACGGGCAGGATGGAGTCCGGTCTTTTCACCAGCCTGGGATATCTGCTGGCGTTCAGCAGCGTGTTTTTTATCCTGGCCATACGCGCCATGCGCAAGCGGCTGATCAGGTAA
- a CDS encoding ABC transporter ATP-binding protein yields MRKQFGSFTAVDDLSFSVAKGEFFGVLGPNGAGKTTAIRMIYGFSPLTSGTMRVFDQDIGVGWRDIRSRLGVCQQENTLDPDLTVEQNLLVFAGYFNIPRVVAVRKTSELLEFFALEHKKSARVLELSGGMARRLMLARALINNPELVILDEPTTGLDPQSRHQVWTKLKELRGRGLTMLLTTHYMEEAARLCDRLIIVDHGKLLVEGAPVKLIREYAGDSVIEVESPSQELREFVRAHELAHEDLESRIIIYNDRGHELEQTLRGTFCTQTCTFRLATLEDVFLRLTGRGLRE; encoded by the coding sequence TTGCGCAAACAGTTCGGGTCGTTCACTGCGGTGGATGATTTGAGTTTTTCCGTGGCCAAAGGGGAGTTCTTCGGAGTTCTTGGACCCAACGGCGCGGGCAAGACCACGGCCATTCGGATGATCTACGGGTTCTCGCCCTTGACGTCCGGGACGATGCGCGTTTTCGATCAGGATATCGGGGTGGGGTGGCGGGATATCCGGTCCCGGCTGGGGGTCTGCCAGCAGGAGAATACTCTGGATCCGGATCTGACCGTGGAACAGAATCTGCTTGTCTTTGCCGGATATTTCAACATCCCCAGGGTGGTGGCGGTTCGGAAGACCTCGGAACTGCTGGAATTCTTCGCCCTGGAGCACAAGAAGTCGGCCCGGGTCCTGGAACTGTCCGGAGGCATGGCCCGGCGATTGATGCTGGCCCGGGCATTGATCAACAACCCGGAACTGGTCATTCTGGATGAGCCGACCACGGGCCTTGATCCACAGTCGAGGCATCAGGTCTGGACCAAGCTGAAGGAGTTGCGGGGCCGGGGACTGACCATGCTTTTGACCACCCACTACATGGAGGAAGCTGCTCGTCTATGCGACCGCCTGATCATCGTCGACCACGGCAAGCTGCTTGTGGAAGGGGCGCCGGTCAAGCTGATCCGGGAATATGCCGGTGATTCGGTGATCGAAGTGGAGTCGCCGTCCCAGGAGTTGCGGGAGTTCGTGCGAGCTCACGAACTTGCCCATGAAGACCTGGAATCGCGGATCATCATCTACAATGATCGTGGGCATGAGCTGGAGCAGACATTGCGCGGCACGTTCTGCACCCAGACCTGCACTTTCAGGCTGGCTACCCTGGAGGACGTGTTCCTGCGGTTGACCGGGCGAGGTTTAAGGGAATGA
- a CDS encoding flavodoxin family protein produces MKVLAVNGSPRKGGNTEVLLRKVLEPLAGEGWETEFVQLGGRKISGCIACYKCFENKDERCAVTSDALNDILEQVLAADALVFGSPTYFTDVSAEMKALLDRTGLVSVANGGLLRGKIGAAVVAVRRGGGTHVFDTINHMFLMSSMIVPGSIYWNLGYGLHKGDVLQDEEGLRNMNHLGRTIAWLGKAVKPHLNDFPDPGPAEG; encoded by the coding sequence ATGAAAGTGTTGGCAGTCAACGGAAGTCCGCGCAAGGGCGGCAATACGGAAGTCCTGTTGCGCAAGGTTTTGGAGCCGCTAGCGGGCGAGGGCTGGGAAACGGAGTTCGTTCAGTTGGGCGGCAGGAAAATCTCGGGCTGCATAGCCTGCTACAAATGCTTTGAGAACAAGGACGAGCGCTGTGCCGTGACCTCGGACGCGCTGAACGACATCCTGGAGCAGGTCCTGGCAGCCGATGCCCTGGTTTTCGGTTCCCCCACGTATTTCACCGACGTCAGCGCCGAGATGAAGGCCCTGCTGGACCGTACGGGCTTGGTCAGCGTGGCCAACGGCGGACTGCTGCGCGGCAAGATCGGAGCTGCCGTGGTCGCGGTGCGCCGGGGAGGGGGCACGCATGTCTTCGACACCATCAACCACATGTTTCTGATGTCCTCGATGATCGTTCCCGGATCGATCTACTGGAACCTGGGATACGGCCTGCACAAGGGCGACGTGCTCCAGGACGAGGAGGGACTGCGGAACATGAACCACCTCGGCCGAACCATCGCCTGGCTGGGCAAAGCCGTTAAACCTCACCTGAACGATTTCCCCGATCCCGGACCGGCGGAGGGATAA
- a CDS encoding PAS domain-containing sensor histidine kinase: MSSAKEAMSHFNMSRLLGPGKGRRLGLLTAITLPILVVLLTLQDSRTVYYSPFLLQTATFLFIIIPCGIMAILFARIYLRQGQPSVLALGGGVVAFGIANVLTSFYSAFGLGANDIVTVHNISTLAFAASCFVSTHQRLQSGSYSQGGAKFSLLALVYTSMLLLPLLVYWASLSGNLPTFFVQGEGPTRIRQLVLTTALVLFVVALKEQYSVYRRIRSVFGYWFLLGLVLIITALICFGLMYAVHTPLSWLGRISQIFGFGFILAGVLATYRDSREGRQSVEDALQSFLSANTGYRLLVENSSDLIARLNLEMRLSYVNPSIERLTGLPASQLLHRTLAEAGLKGETLRRLESTAHKALEEGVEQTAEIAFATRDGSYVHHCRFMPERNDRGRIWGVVLVGRDITQRANLEKELQQAKIKAELRASELDAALDALAEGVVIYGLDEKIKRMNPAAEHLLQYDPRTREADLASRLAMLRASLPGGGLVTSDDASIRRAARGETVRSKELLVYLKGDDQPHFISVNAAPIRMPNDEQIGIIATFIDITERKRIEQALRESEERFRTLADNMSQLAWMADEKGFIFWYNRRWYVYTGTTFEETQGMGWRKVHHPEHVDRVVESASHSISTGEEWEDTFPLRGKDGQYCWFLSRAVPIRDDQGRIVRWFGTNTDITELLEKERQLETALAERDRFFSIIAHDLRSPFMGFLVFIKMLTERVDKLSLNEIQRLSHDMQESAENLHRLLENLLEWALAQRGEIAYEPGRCDLAEMVDRNIEFIKMVALQKDVEFQSEIPEGLSVLVDKHMLDTILRNLFTNAVKFSSNAGKVHVRADSNEDFVTVSVKDNGIGMDEETLSNLLRLDKMRSRKGTGGEKGTGLGLLLCKEFIEKHGGRIWVNSKAGKGTTIYFTLPAYADDQVTDEATLDHERTGPMF; this comes from the coding sequence ATGTCGTCCGCTAAAGAAGCAATGAGTCATTTCAACATGTCGCGCCTCCTTGGGCCAGGCAAGGGCAGACGTCTGGGCCTGCTCACCGCGATCACGCTGCCGATCCTTGTGGTTTTGCTCACGCTGCAAGATTCTCGGACCGTTTACTATTCACCTTTTCTCCTCCAGACCGCAACATTTTTGTTTATTATCATCCCATGCGGGATCATGGCCATTCTATTCGCCAGAATCTATCTGCGCCAGGGACAGCCAAGCGTGCTTGCGCTTGGTGGCGGCGTGGTGGCCTTCGGCATTGCCAACGTGCTGACGAGTTTCTATTCGGCCTTTGGGCTAGGAGCCAATGATATCGTAACGGTCCACAATATAAGCACGCTCGCCTTTGCCGCGAGTTGCTTCGTGAGCACACACCAGCGACTTCAGTCTGGTTCCTATTCTCAAGGAGGGGCTAAGTTCTCTTTGCTGGCCCTGGTCTACACCAGCATGCTTCTACTTCCCTTGCTGGTCTACTGGGCAAGCCTCAGTGGCAACCTGCCAACCTTTTTTGTTCAGGGAGAAGGGCCGACGCGCATACGCCAACTCGTGCTTACAACTGCCCTGGTCCTTTTTGTCGTTGCCTTGAAAGAACAGTACTCCGTATACCGGCGCATTCGCTCGGTTTTCGGCTACTGGTTCTTGCTCGGCCTCGTTCTCATCATAACTGCTTTAATTTGTTTCGGCCTTATGTATGCGGTGCACACTCCCCTGAGTTGGCTTGGCAGAATCAGTCAAATTTTTGGATTCGGCTTCATCCTTGCGGGCGTACTTGCGACCTACCGGGATTCCAGAGAGGGTCGCCAAAGCGTTGAAGATGCCCTCCAGTCCTTTTTAAGTGCCAATACTGGTTACAGGCTTCTTGTGGAGAACTCATCCGACCTCATTGCGAGGCTCAATCTCGAGATGCGTCTCTCATACGTCAATCCCTCCATAGAACGCCTGACGGGTCTGCCGGCAAGCCAATTACTGCACCGCACGCTGGCCGAGGCCGGGCTAAAGGGTGAAACTCTGAGGAGACTGGAAAGTACCGCCCACAAGGCACTCGAGGAGGGCGTGGAGCAGACCGCGGAGATCGCATTCGCCACACGGGACGGTTCCTATGTCCACCACTGCCGCTTCATGCCCGAGCGGAACGACCGTGGACGCATCTGGGGCGTGGTACTCGTCGGTCGTGACATTACCCAGCGTGCGAACTTGGAGAAGGAGCTTCAGCAGGCGAAAATAAAGGCAGAGCTCAGGGCGAGTGAACTCGATGCCGCACTCGACGCCCTTGCCGAAGGTGTGGTCATCTATGGACTCGATGAGAAGATCAAGCGCATGAATCCTGCCGCGGAACATCTCCTCCAGTACGATCCCCGCACTCGCGAGGCGGATCTCGCCTCGCGACTGGCGATGTTGCGCGCGAGCCTGCCCGGAGGCGGCCTGGTAACATCTGATGACGCTTCGATTAGGCGAGCCGCACGTGGCGAGACAGTACGGTCCAAGGAGCTTCTGGTGTACCTGAAAGGGGATGACCAGCCGCACTTCATCTCTGTAAACGCCGCGCCCATCCGCATGCCGAATGATGAACAGATCGGGATTATCGCCACCTTCATCGACATAACCGAGCGGAAGCGCATTGAGCAGGCTCTGCGCGAGAGCGAGGAACGCTTTCGCACCCTTGCCGACAACATGAGCCAGTTGGCCTGGATGGCCGACGAGAAGGGCTTTATTTTCTGGTACAATCGACGCTGGTACGTTTATACCGGCACCACCTTTGAGGAGACGCAGGGGATGGGCTGGCGCAAGGTTCACCACCCCGAGCACGTGGACCGCGTCGTGGAGAGTGCCAGCCATAGCATCTCAACAGGAGAGGAATGGGAGGACACCTTCCCTCTGCGCGGCAAGGACGGCCAGTACTGCTGGTTCCTGTCGCGGGCTGTTCCCATCCGTGACGACCAGGGCCGTATCGTACGCTGGTTCGGCACGAACACCGACATCACCGAACTGCTTGAGAAGGAGCGTCAACTTGAGACAGCTCTGGCGGAACGGGACAGATTCTTTTCCATCATCGCGCATGACCTCAGGTCACCCTTCATGGGGTTTCTCGTGTTCATCAAAATGTTGACGGAACGTGTCGACAAGTTGTCTCTGAATGAGATCCAACGGTTGTCCCATGACATGCAGGAATCCGCTGAAAACCTGCATCGTCTCCTCGAAAACCTGTTGGAATGGGCGCTGGCGCAACGAGGTGAAATCGCGTACGAGCCGGGCCGGTGCGATCTGGCGGAAATGGTCGATCGCAACATCGAGTTTATCAAGATGGTCGCTCTGCAGAAGGATGTCGAATTCCAATCCGAAATTCCGGAAGGATTAAGTGTGCTTGTCGACAAACACATGTTGGATACTATTCTGCGCAATCTGTTCACCAATGCCGTCAAGTTCTCGAGCAATGCGGGAAAGGTGCATGTTCGCGCCGACAGTAACGAAGATTTCGTCACGGTTTCCGTCAAGGACAATGGCATCGGGATGGATGAGGAAACTCTGTCCAACCTCCTGAGATTGGACAAGATGCGCTCCAGGAAAGGAACTGGCGGCGAAAAAGGAACGGGACTCGGTCTGTTGTTGTGCAAGGAATTCATTGAAAAGCACGGCGGCAGAATATGGGTGAACAGCAAAGCTGGCAAAGGGACAACCATATATTTCACCTTGCCCGCGTATGCCGATGACCAAGTGACGGATGAGGCCACCCTAGATCATGAAAGAACTGGGCCTATGTTTTAG
- a CDS encoding class I SAM-dependent methyltransferase, with protein MSFYRKYILPRATHLTCGMKPMMRQRKKVIPRASGHVLEVGFGSGLNLPFYDSRNVSKLWGLDPYSEMTKIAEDVVRDAPFEVEILKAPGEEMPLEDRSMDTIVMTYTLCTIADPQKTFAEMARVLKPEGSLLFCEHGVSPDPSVHSWQDRLTPIWMRLAGGCHLNRDIPKLITQGGFRIRELETGYVSGLRIASYNYLGIARFG; from the coding sequence ATGTCGTTTTACAGAAAATACATCCTTCCCAGAGCGACGCATCTTACATGCGGCATGAAGCCGATGATGCGTCAGCGGAAGAAAGTGATTCCTCGTGCCTCGGGGCATGTTCTGGAGGTCGGATTCGGGTCCGGGTTGAACCTGCCGTTCTATGATTCCCGCAACGTCTCCAAGTTGTGGGGACTGGACCCATATTCCGAGATGACGAAGATCGCGGAAGACGTCGTCCGCGACGCTCCCTTCGAGGTGGAGATCCTCAAAGCGCCGGGTGAGGAAATGCCGCTTGAGGACAGGAGCATGGATACCATCGTCATGACCTATACCTTGTGCACCATTGCCGATCCGCAAAAAACATTCGCGGAGATGGCTCGCGTGCTGAAGCCCGAAGGATCGCTGCTGTTCTGCGAGCACGGCGTTTCTCCCGATCCCAGCGTGCATTCGTGGCAGGATCGCCTGACGCCGATCTGGATGCGCTTGGCGGGCGGGTGTCACCTGAACCGCGACATTCCAAAACTCATCACCCAAGGCGGATTCCGGATCAGGGAACTGGAGACCGGATACGTGTCCGGGTTGCGGATAGCCAGTTACAACTATCTGGGTATTGCACGTTTTGGGTGA
- a CDS encoding phosphatidylglycerophosphatase A family protein, whose product MSTRLLDRTASIIATLGPFGHLPKIPGTWGSLAAIAAAPWLFMPLSFSMRVMVLMLILLVGTWAASRSERIFGRKDPGCVVVDELLGQWLTLLPFAVLSPVQLAAGFVFFRIFDILKPWPIRYVDRNVPGGFGVMVDDCIAAIPAAAMLWLMILFL is encoded by the coding sequence ATGTCCACCCGCCTGCTCGACCGCACGGCCTCGATCATCGCCACCCTCGGCCCCTTCGGCCATCTGCCCAAGATTCCCGGCACCTGGGGCTCGCTGGCGGCAATTGCCGCCGCGCCCTGGCTGTTCATGCCCTTGTCCTTCTCCATGCGCGTGATGGTGCTGATGCTTATTCTCCTGGTCGGCACCTGGGCCGCGTCGCGTTCGGAGCGGATTTTTGGACGCAAGGACCCGGGCTGCGTCGTGGTGGACGAACTGCTGGGCCAGTGGCTGACCCTGCTGCCCTTTGCCGTGCTCTCACCGGTTCAACTGGCTGCCGGGTTTGTCTTTTTCCGCATTTTCGACATCCTCAAACCTTGGCCGATCCGCTATGTGGACCGCAATGTCCCCGGAGGCTTCGGCGTCATGGTGGACGACTGCATCGCCGCCATACCCGCGGCAGCAATGCTCTGGCTCATGATTCTTTTCCTTTGA
- a CDS encoding glycogen/starch/alpha-glucan phosphorylase produces the protein MTRKTGGGKQTAPSFDLSCKTFDADIGLREDNTVEGLKRDIIRHVVSTQGNDYARPSDYNYYHGLALAVRDRMIIQWIKTQRSYYKDKAKRVYYLSMEYLPGKSLMNSLHCLGLTETAQQALKDFGLDLEDVAEVEWDAGLGNGGLGRLASCYLDSMATQCISGYGYGIRYDYGMFHQMIENGAQVESPDNWTKRGNPWEFDRARYMKPVNFFGHVQTWVDDQGRLRHSWVDTQKVLAMACDLLVPGFRNGQTINMRLWAAKSTMDFNLEYFNTGNYIGALEAKIRDETISKVLYPSDQKLTGKVLRLSQQYFFVAASLEDILRRYKKKHDTFDMFPEMVVIQLNDTHPTIAIPELMRILVDEELLDWDTAWDICTRVFAYTNHTILPEALETWPCSLIQRVLPRHMEIIYEINHRFMQWLDTLADGHPDPDSRKSRLSIIQEHPEKSVRMANLAIVGSFSVNGVAAMHTEIIKSVVFPEFHEVFPGRFRNITNGVTPRRWLNQANPGLTELISEKIPGNWLCYLDKLEQLSPHADDPEFRVRWRKVKRANKELLANYVRRKIGIECNLDAMFDVQVKRIHEYKRQLLNVLHVITLYNRIKANPGGEFTPRAVFFGGKAAPSYFMAKLIIRLINAVADVVNNDADMAGRLQVIFLPNYCVSQAERIIPATELSEQISTAGYEASGTGNMKFALNGALTIGTLDGANVEMLEEIGAENMFIFGRTADEIRDLRRSGYNPWHYCERDPELKKVLSMISRNVFSPRDPDLFAPITDSLLHNGDYYCVLADYRAYVDCQEQVDLVYRDQEEWTRRSILNTARMGKFSSDRSVAEYARDIWGVEPLACPI, from the coding sequence ATGACCAGAAAGACCGGGGGCGGAAAGCAGACAGCCCCTTCATTTGATTTGAGTTGCAAAACGTTCGACGCGGACATCGGACTGCGGGAAGACAATACCGTGGAGGGGTTGAAACGGGACATCATCCGGCATGTGGTTTCCACCCAGGGCAATGATTACGCCCGGCCCAGCGACTACAACTATTATCACGGTCTGGCCCTGGCCGTGCGGGATAGGATGATCATCCAGTGGATCAAGACGCAGCGCTCCTACTACAAGGATAAAGCCAAGCGGGTCTACTATCTGTCCATGGAGTACCTTCCCGGCAAATCGCTGATGAACAGCCTGCACTGCCTGGGTCTGACGGAAACGGCCCAGCAGGCCCTGAAAGATTTCGGGCTGGACCTGGAGGACGTGGCCGAGGTGGAATGGGATGCCGGGCTGGGTAACGGCGGCCTGGGCCGTCTGGCGTCCTGTTATCTGGATTCCATGGCCACCCAGTGCATTTCGGGTTACGGGTACGGCATCCGCTACGACTACGGCATGTTTCACCAGATGATTGAAAACGGCGCTCAGGTGGAGAGCCCGGACAACTGGACCAAGCGGGGCAATCCCTGGGAATTCGACCGGGCCCGGTACATGAAGCCGGTCAATTTTTTCGGGCATGTGCAGACCTGGGTGGATGATCAGGGGCGGTTGCGGCATAGCTGGGTGGATACGCAAAAGGTGCTGGCCATGGCCTGCGATCTGCTCGTGCCCGGATTCCGCAACGGCCAGACCATCAACATGCGGCTCTGGGCAGCCAAGTCCACCATGGATTTCAACCTGGAATACTTCAACACCGGCAACTATATCGGCGCCCTGGAAGCGAAGATCCGGGACGAAACCATCTCCAAGGTACTCTATCCCAGCGACCAGAAATTGACGGGCAAGGTGCTCAGGCTGTCGCAGCAGTACTTTTTTGTCGCCGCGTCCCTGGAAGACATCCTGCGCCGCTACAAAAAGAAGCACGACACCTTTGACATGTTTCCGGAAATGGTGGTCATTCAACTCAACGACACCCATCCGACCATTGCCATTCCCGAGTTGATGCGCATCCTCGTGGACGAGGAACTTCTGGACTGGGATACTGCCTGGGACATCTGCACCAGGGTCTTTGCCTACACCAACCACACCATCCTGCCCGAGGCCCTGGAGACCTGGCCCTGTTCCTTGATCCAGCGCGTTCTGCCCCGGCACATGGAGATCATCTACGAGATCAACCACCGCTTCATGCAGTGGCTGGATACGCTGGCGGACGGTCATCCGGATCCGGACAGCCGCAAATCCCGCCTGTCCATCATCCAGGAGCATCCCGAGAAGTCCGTGCGCATGGCCAATCTGGCCATTGTGGGCAGCTTTTCGGTCAACGGCGTGGCCGCGATGCACACCGAGATCATCAAGAGCGTGGTGTTTCCGGAGTTTCACGAGGTGTTTCCGGGCCGCTTCCGGAACATCACCAACGGGGTCACGCCCCGGCGCTGGCTGAACCAGGCCAACCCGGGATTGACCGAGCTGATCTCGGAGAAGATACCCGGAAACTGGCTTTGCTATCTGGACAAGCTGGAGCAGCTTTCGCCCCATGCCGATGATCCGGAATTCCGGGTTCGCTGGCGGAAGGTCAAACGCGCCAACAAGGAACTCCTGGCGAACTACGTCCGGCGCAAGATCGGCATCGAGTGCAACCTGGACGCCATGTTCGACGTGCAGGTCAAGCGCATCCATGAATACAAGCGCCAGCTGCTCAACGTGCTGCACGTGATCACCCTCTACAATCGCATCAAGGCCAATCCCGGCGGCGAGTTCACTCCCCGGGCCGTCTTCTTCGGCGGCAAGGCGGCTCCGTCCTACTTCATGGCCAAGCTGATCATTCGCTTGATCAACGCCGTGGCGGACGTGGTGAACAACGATGCCGACATGGCAGGACGGCTGCAGGTGATCTTCCTGCCCAACTACTGCGTTTCCCAGGCCGAACGGATCATACCGGCAACCGAACTTTCGGAGCAAATCTCCACGGCGGGATACGAGGCATCGGGCACGGGCAATATGAAGTTTGCGCTCAACGGCGCACTGACCATCGGCACCCTGGACGGGGCGAATGTGGAAATGCTCGAGGAAATCGGCGCGGAGAACATGTTCATCTTCGGCCGCACCGCCGACGAAATCCGGGATTTGCGGCGTTCAGGCTACAACCCTTGGCACTATTGCGAACGCGATCCGGAACTGAAAAAAGTGCTGTCCATGATTTCCCGGAACGTCTTTTCACCGCGCGATCCCGACCTGTTCGCGCCCATCACGGATTCCCTGCTGCACAACGGGGACTATTACTGCGTTCTGGCCGATTACCGGGCCTACGTGGACTGCCAGGAACAGGTGGACCTGGTCTACCGCGACCAGGAAGAATGGACTCGCCGCTCCATCCTGAACACGGCCCGGATGGGCAAGTTCTCCAGCGACCGCTCGGTGGCCGAATATGCCCGGGACATTTGGGGCGTGGAGCCGCTGGCATGTCCGATTTGA
- a CDS encoding CBS domain-containing protein, which produces MIIVTTHTNTDFDGLASMVAASYLYPEAVRVAPAHVQPSVRDFLAVHWDMLQLRSRNALNVSEVERLIVTDTSNWERLDALDELARRDNFPAIIWDHHMTPGNIEAEEEHREEVGATVTLLLERMKARDCAFSPVQATLFLLGIYDDTGSLSFPNTTSRDAGMAAFLLENGADLNVVSAYLDSALDARHLDIFSRMLSESETFAIGSLQLGVCVQDTHKGLNMLPTVVSKFKEIKGLDVAFGIFPMSARKTVVIGRGNPKMFDVGTLARVLGGGGHPGAGSAVVHAPTDAVRERVIELIRQAPGREIPVRNLMTKTSECIPAGVTIREAAARLAHAGRQAMLVVEDNHRLLGSFAKEQTAKIKQDRQWDRPVTSMIRQNLPVIHPDQSVREALQLMAHSELGFLPVVADGRLIGEITRSAIILNMYDF; this is translated from the coding sequence ATGATCATCGTCACCACGCACACCAATACCGACTTTGACGGCTTGGCCTCCATGGTCGCCGCGTCCTATCTCTATCCGGAGGCGGTGCGCGTGGCCCCCGCCCATGTCCAGCCTTCGGTGCGCGATTTTTTGGCCGTTCATTGGGACATGCTCCAGCTCAGGTCACGAAACGCTCTGAACGTTTCCGAAGTTGAGCGGCTCATCGTCACGGACACCTCCAACTGGGAACGTCTGGACGCTCTGGATGAACTGGCCCGGCGGGACAACTTTCCGGCCATTATCTGGGATCACCACATGACTCCTGGTAACATTGAGGCAGAGGAAGAACATCGGGAAGAGGTCGGGGCCACGGTGACCCTGCTCCTGGAGCGGATGAAAGCCCGGGACTGCGCATTTTCGCCGGTCCAGGCCACTCTCTTCCTGCTGGGCATCTACGACGATACCGGCTCCCTGTCCTTTCCGAACACCACGTCCAGAGACGCGGGGATGGCCGCTTTCCTGCTGGAAAACGGCGCCGACCTGAACGTGGTATCCGCTTATCTGGACAGCGCTCTTGACGCCCGGCACCTGGATATCTTCTCCCGCATGCTGTCCGAATCGGAAACGTTCGCCATTGGAAGCCTGCAACTTGGCGTCTGCGTCCAGGACACGCACAAGGGATTGAACATGCTGCCCACGGTGGTCAGTAAGTTCAAGGAAATAAAGGGGCTTGACGTTGCCTTCGGCATATTTCCCATGAGCGCCCGGAAAACGGTGGTCATTGGTCGCGGCAATCCGAAAATGTTCGACGTGGGCACCCTGGCGCGCGTGCTGGGCGGCGGCGGGCATCCCGGGGCCGGTTCGGCCGTTGTCCACGCCCCCACTGATGCTGTCCGTGAGCGGGTCATCGAACTGATCCGCCAGGCGCCGGGCAGGGAAATACCTGTCCGCAATCTGATGACAAAGACCAGCGAATGCATCCCGGCCGGGGTCACGATCCGGGAGGCAGCCGCCCGCCTCGCCCACGCCGGACGTCAGGCCATGCTCGTGGTGGAGGATAACCACAGACTTCTGGGATCATTCGCCAAGGAACAGACGGCTAAAATCAAGCAGGACCGGCAATGGGACAGGCCGGTCACATCCATGATCCGCCAAAATCTTCCCGTCATCCACCCGGACCAAAGCGTCCGGGAAGCTCTCCAGCTCATGGCGCATTCCGAGCTTGGCTTCCTGCCGGTCGTGGCAGACGGTCGTTTGATCGGAGAAATCACCAGGTCAGCTATCATCTTGAACATGTATGATTTCTGA